A single region of the Fusarium fujikuroi IMI 58289 draft genome, chromosome FFUJ_chr05 genome encodes:
- a CDS encoding related to arabinose 5-phosphate isomerase — MASLSQPGHGPVQTSAVVVLGASSCLAIPPPSPPTPSSSPPGDTFCEPIDPLSLERELRGDSPIKDQRLREGVHVLNTEALALRNLSRLYETDSVARDGFNLSVQAITKQQRANGKLVVIGVGKSGHIGQKLVATFKSLAIHAVFLHPTEALHGDLGIIGPNDTLLFITYSGKTQELLIMLPHIDESLPTILLTSHTSPETCEFISHRPNTILLPAPIPEPEKISFGVSAPTTSTTVALALGDAIAVTAAKEINASIAAVFAKNHPGGAIGAAARQPRTIKDIAVSWHDIPIAPESEGVSLGFDLLRAGLDSVTGWVRVQDGVASPGTIRKISRDDLNKSLEEIPDASIPKALMLSLSSETTIRQARDILKNMQLSPNDKNLECERESAIAVMESEEIVGVLEVGSLLDFEV; from the coding sequence ATGGCAAGCCTGTCGCAACCTGGCCATGGGCCAGTTCAGACGAGTGCAGTTGTTGTGCTTGGTGCCTCCTCATGCCTTGCAATACCTCCTCCCTCCCCTCCtacaccatcctcatcaccaccagggGACACCTTCTGTGAACCCATTGACCCACTGAGTTTGGAACGAGAACTAAGAGGTGACTCTCCAATCAAGGACCAGCGTCTGCGAGAAGGGGTCCATGTGCTCAATACAGAGGCATTGGCCTTGAGAAATCTTTCGCGGCTTTATGAAACAGATTCTGTAGCCCGGGACGGTTTCAACTTGTCAGTCCAGGCTATCACCAAGCAGCAACGGGCGAATGGCAAACTCGTTGTTATTGGCGTAGGCAAATCAGGACACATTGGACAGAAACTCGTGGCTACATTCAAAAGTCTCGCCATTCACGCCGtctttcttcatccaacTGAAGCCTTGCACGGGGACCTCGGTATCATAGGGCCTAACGATACTCTGTTGTTCATCACGTATTCGGGCAAGACTCAGGAGCTGCTCATCATGCTGCCTCATATCGATGAGTCACTCCCGACTATACTTCTCACGTCGCACACTTCCCCGGAAACATGCGAGTTCATCAGTCACCGGCCCAACACCATCTTGCTCCCGGCCCCAATTCCAGAACCTGAGAAGATTTCATTTGGCGTTTCTGCTCCCACCACATCAACGACAGTGGCGCTGGCTCTTGGTGATGCAATTGCAGTTACGGcagccaaggagatcaaTGCCAGCATTGCGGCTGTCTTTGCGAAGAATCACCCTGGTGGTGCTATCGGTGCTGCAGCTCGACAACCTCGGACCATCAAGGATATAGCAGTCAGTTGGCACGATATACCGATAGCACCAGAGTCAGAGGGGGTGAGCCTGGGGTTTGACTTGCTACGTGCTGGCCTCGATTCGGTCACTGGTTGGGTCAGAGTGCAAGATGGAGTTGCCTCTCCGGGTACAATAAGAAAGATTAGTAGAGACGACCTGAACAAGAGTTTGGAGGAGATTCCAGATGCCTCAATACCCAAGGCTTTGATGCTTTCGCTATCCTCAGAGACTACTATCCGTCAGGCACGGgacatcttgaagaacatgcAACTGTCACCGAATGACAAAAATCTGGAATGTGAGCGAGAATCTGCCATTGCAGTGATGGAAAGCGAAGAGATAGTGGGCGTCCTGGAAGTTGGTAGTCTCTTGGATTTTGAAGTATGA